From Chryseobacterium salivictor, a single genomic window includes:
- the benB gene encoding benzoate 1,2-dioxygenase small subunit — protein sequence MTNYQDILQFLYKEVRQLDDKQWDEWLKFYDDDCVFWMPGWDDEDELTKDPQTEISLIYYPNKGGLEDRVFRIKTERSSASMPEPRTCHYINNVEILEENEHEVKIRFNWNTLSFRYKTTDTYFGLSFYTLKKNQDSFLISNKKVIIKNDYIRQVLDVYHI from the coding sequence ATGACAAATTATCAAGATATACTACAATTCTTATACAAAGAAGTTCGCCAATTAGACGATAAACAATGGGATGAATGGTTGAAATTTTATGATGACGATTGTGTTTTTTGGATGCCAGGATGGGATGACGAAGATGAATTAACCAAAGATCCGCAAACTGAAATTTCATTAATTTATTATCCAAATAAAGGCGGATTAGAAGATCGGGTGTTCCGTATAAAAACCGAACGTTCATCAGCTTCGATGCCCGAACCAAGAACTTGTCATTACATCAATAATGTGGAAATTCTGGAAGAAAATGAACACGAAGTAAAAATTCGTTTTAATTGGAATACTTTATCCTTCCGATACAAAACAACCGATACGTATTTCGGCCTTAGTTTTTACACCCTGAAAAAAAATCAAGATTCATTCTTGATTTCAAATAAAAAAGTAATCATTAAAAACGACTACATCCGTCAGGTTTTAGACGTATATCATATTTAA
- the benC gene encoding benzoate 1,2-dioxygenase electron transfer component BenC gives MAKVALNFEDGVTHFIETAGNETIAEAAYRVGVNIPLDCADGACGTCKCLSKSGSFDSGDYIEEALSDEEAENGYGLACQMRPESDMIVDILASSVACKVEVTTYETEITELTFLSSEIVKLKTKIKDGSTITFLPGQYANILVPGSTETRSYSFSCLSDSDEMEFIIRLIPNTGLMSDYLRQAKVGETLSITGPVGSFYSREINRETLFFAGGTGIAPFIAMLEKLNKEENSQTIKLFYGATTAENIVELDRLKTYTNLTIEKYPCVSNENCDAYPSGYVTQWINKEELSAAVYDIYICGPNTMVDAVKSSLEDNQIHYENFYTEKFIPTGMATI, from the coding sequence ATGGCAAAAGTTGCATTAAATTTTGAAGACGGCGTAACCCATTTTATTGAGACTGCAGGTAATGAAACCATTGCAGAAGCAGCCTATCGAGTAGGTGTAAATATTCCTTTAGATTGTGCCGATGGTGCTTGCGGAACGTGTAAATGCTTATCAAAATCGGGTTCATTTGATTCTGGAGATTATATTGAAGAGGCTTTATCTGATGAAGAAGCAGAAAACGGTTACGGTCTGGCTTGTCAAATGCGTCCAGAATCGGATATGATCGTAGATATTTTAGCGAGTTCGGTTGCCTGTAAAGTAGAAGTAACCACTTATGAAACGGAAATTACCGAACTGACTTTTCTATCCTCTGAAATTGTAAAACTAAAAACTAAAATAAAAGACGGCTCTACTATCACGTTTTTGCCAGGTCAATATGCCAATATATTAGTTCCTGGCTCAACAGAAACACGCTCTTATTCATTCTCCTGTTTATCAGATAGCGATGAAATGGAATTTATCATTCGACTCATTCCAAATACAGGTTTGATGAGTGATTATTTAAGACAGGCAAAAGTGGGCGAAACTTTAAGTATAACGGGACCAGTTGGTAGTTTTTACAGTCGTGAAATAAACCGTGAAACGTTGTTTTTTGCCGGAGGAACCGGAATTGCTCCTTTTATTGCCATGTTAGAAAAACTAAATAAAGAAGAAAATAGCCAAACGATTAAATTGTTTTACGGCGCTACAACGGCAGAAAATATTGTTGAATTAGATCGTCTCAAAACCTATACAAATCTTACTATAGAAAAATATCCTTGTGTCTCCAATGAAAACTGCGATGCTTATCCATCAGGATATGTGACGCAATGGATTAATAAAGAGGAATTATCTGCAGCTGTTTACGATATTTATATCTGTGGTCCCAATACAATGGTTGATGCGGTTAAATCTTCTTTAGAAGACAATCAAATACATTACGAAAATTTCTATACTGAAAAATTTATTCCAACAGGAATGGCAACCATTTAA
- a CDS encoding 1,6-dihydroxycyclohexa-2,4-diene-1-carboxylate dehydrogenase produces the protein MIFQDRFKNKIAIVTGAAQGIGKGVAKRIAKEGAKTVLVDRSDVVLEVTENLKKEGYDVIAVQADLETFEGFEKVVNSTIETFGKIDILINNVGGTIWAKPFQHYTEEEILKEVNRSLFPTLWGCRSVLPSMIANGGGVIINVSSVATRSVNRVPYAAAKGGVNAITASLAFEQATNNIRIIGIAPGGTEAPQRIIPRNENPQTEKEILWYQEIIDQTRESSLQKRYGTIEDQVSTILFAASDEAQYITGVTIPVAGGDLG, from the coding sequence ATGATATTTCAAGATAGATTTAAAAATAAAATTGCCATCGTTACCGGTGCTGCACAAGGTATCGGCAAAGGTGTTGCCAAACGTATTGCTAAAGAAGGAGCTAAAACAGTTTTAGTTGATCGTTCTGATGTAGTTTTAGAAGTAACAGAAAATTTAAAAAAAGAAGGATACGATGTTATTGCAGTACAAGCCGATTTAGAAACTTTTGAAGGTTTTGAAAAAGTAGTAAATAGCACGATAGAAACCTTTGGTAAGATTGATATTTTAATCAATAATGTGGGCGGAACCATTTGGGCAAAACCTTTTCAACATTACACAGAAGAAGAAATTTTAAAGGAAGTAAACCGATCATTATTTCCTACTTTATGGGGATGCAGAAGCGTTTTACCCAGTATGATTGCCAATGGTGGTGGCGTAATTATTAATGTTTCATCGGTGGCAACACGTTCTGTAAATCGGGTTCCCTATGCGGCTGCAAAAGGTGGCGTGAATGCGATTACGGCATCTTTAGCGTTTGAACAAGCCACAAATAATATACGAATTATTGGGATTGCACCTGGCGGAACGGAAGCTCCTCAACGTATTATACCGAGAAATGAAAATCCACAAACGGAAAAAGAAATTTTGTGGTACCAGGAAATTATAGACCAAACAAGAGAATCGTCCTTGCAGAAAAGGTACGGAACTATTGAAGATCAGGTGAGCACCATATTATTTGCTGCATCTGATGAAGCCCAATATATTACAGGCGTAACCATTCCTGTTGCTGGTGGCGATTTAGGATAA
- the pcaD gene encoding 3-oxoadipate enol-lactonase, which yields MPKIQLTNFICHYKYENFGHEKTLVFSNSLGTNLSMWEDNITVLSHHFNILRYDKRGHGDSTISQDQVSIADLGNDVIELLNYLKLDQVYFCGLSIGGSIGQWLGINHPTRFEKIVISNTAAKIGTEEGWQTRIKQVTENGLESILTGTAERWFTPDYRAKNPDKVQEILNSFKATSLQGYTACCYAVAGADFREQLHHLEVPTLIIAGTKDEVTTVEDGKFIQKRTPIESLVTLDAAHLSNMEHPEEFAKHIIHFTQH from the coding sequence ATGCCAAAAATTCAATTAACAAATTTCATTTGTCATTATAAATATGAAAATTTCGGACATGAAAAAACATTGGTTTTTTCCAATTCATTGGGAACCAATTTATCCATGTGGGAAGATAATATCACTGTTTTAAGTCATCACTTTAATATTTTAAGATACGATAAACGGGGTCATGGCGATAGTACAATTAGCCAAGATCAAGTTTCAATTGCAGACTTAGGAAACGATGTTATTGAATTATTGAACTATTTAAAATTAGATCAAGTTTATTTCTGTGGACTTTCTATTGGAGGTTCAATTGGTCAATGGTTAGGAATTAATCATCCCACTCGTTTCGAAAAAATAGTTATCAGTAATACTGCCGCAAAGATTGGAACAGAAGAAGGATGGCAAACTCGCATAAAACAAGTTACAGAAAATGGACTGGAAAGTATATTAACCGGAACGGCAGAACGTTGGTTTACTCCCGATTATAGAGCTAAAAATCCTGATAAAGTTCAGGAAATTTTAAATAGTTTTAAAGCGACTTCTTTACAAGGATATACTGCTTGTTGCTATGCCGTTGCTGGTGCAGATTTTAGGGAACAGCTTCATCATTTAGAAGTTCCTACTTTAATCATCGCAGGTACAAAAGATGAGGTGACCACGGTTGAGGACGGAAAATTCATTCAAAAACGTACACCAATTGAAAGTTTAGTTACACTTGATGCAGCTCATTTATCGAATATGGAACATCCGGAAGAGTTTGCAAAACACATTATTCATTTCACACAACATTAA
- a CDS encoding 3-oxoacid CoA-transferase produces MKTIPQISLQEAVAMVKDGDTLLQGGFGMTGNPVHLMHALAETKTKNLTFIGNNVGEAGIGGGRLLRNGQLKKMIGSFFTSNPEAVKAAQDGVVEYELLPQGTLAEAIRAGGAGIGGFFTPTSAGTELAKGRETKILNEVEQVFIPGIRGNVAFIRAWKADTAGNLQYRMTEQNFNRAMATAADLVIAEVEEIVPVGEISPESIHTPGSYVDFLVKATLTLDDLGSSATVSSSKKVSETRLNMAKRALKELKKGDVVNLGIGIPTLVADLISGDEGIILHTENGMLGVGPAPVDGGGAMDYPVNAGKVPVTALNGSSYFDSADSFAMIRGKHVDVAIMGGLQVDEAANLANWAVPGQPLLGVGGAMDLASGAKKLIITMMHNEKNGDAKVVSICDLPLTALKAVDMVITDKAVFEFIDGKLILTEVMPGATLEEVRENTTAKFIERLS; encoded by the coding sequence ATGAAAACGATACCACAAATATCTTTACAGGAAGCAGTTGCAATGGTAAAGGACGGAGATACTTTATTGCAGGGCGGATTTGGAATGACGGGAAACCCAGTTCATTTGATGCATGCTTTAGCTGAAACAAAAACCAAAAACTTAACTTTTATTGGAAATAATGTAGGTGAAGCAGGAATTGGTGGCGGAAGACTTCTTAGAAACGGTCAACTCAAAAAAATGATAGGTTCTTTCTTTACTTCTAATCCTGAAGCAGTAAAAGCAGCACAGGATGGCGTTGTGGAATATGAATTATTACCGCAAGGAACTTTAGCCGAAGCAATCAGAGCGGGTGGCGCAGGTATTGGCGGTTTTTTCACCCCAACTTCGGCTGGAACTGAGTTAGCAAAAGGAAGAGAAACAAAAATATTGAATGAGGTCGAACAGGTTTTTATTCCGGGAATTAGAGGAAACGTAGCCTTTATCCGTGCTTGGAAAGCTGATACCGCCGGAAATCTTCAGTATAGAATGACCGAACAAAATTTCAACAGAGCCATGGCTACTGCTGCAGATTTAGTCATTGCAGAAGTCGAAGAAATTGTTCCTGTTGGAGAAATTTCCCCAGAAAGCATTCATACTCCAGGTTCTTATGTAGATTTTCTGGTAAAGGCGACTTTAACTTTAGACGATCTTGGAAGTTCGGCAACGGTTTCATCAAGCAAAAAAGTTTCTGAAACCCGTTTAAATATGGCGAAAAGAGCTTTAAAAGAACTTAAAAAAGGAGATGTCGTGAATTTAGGAATTGGAATTCCGACACTCGTTGCCGATTTAATTTCAGGAGATGAAGGAATTATTCTTCATACAGAAAACGGAATGCTTGGCGTTGGTCCAGCTCCAGTAGATGGTGGCGGTGCTATGGATTATCCGGTAAATGCAGGGAAAGTTCCAGTGACAGCGCTGAATGGTTCTTCTTATTTTGATTCTGCAGATTCGTTTGCCATGATCCGTGGAAAACATGTAGATGTGGCCATAATGGGAGGATTGCAAGTAGATGAAGCCGCAAATTTAGCAAATTGGGCAGTTCCTGGACAACCATTATTGGGAGTTGGCGGCGCTATGGATCTAGCTTCTGGAGCGAAAAAGCTTATCATTACCATGATGCATAATGAGAAAAACGGCGATGCAAAAGTAGTTTCGATATGCGATCTTCCGCTAACGGCACTAAAAGCTGTTGATATGGTGATTACCGATAAAGCAGTATTTGAATTTATAGACGGCAAACTTATATTAACCGAAGTTATGCCAGGCGCAACTTTAGAAGAAGTGCGAGAAAATACTACTGCAAAATTTATAGAACGATTATCGTAA
- the pcaF gene encoding 3-oxoadipyl-CoA thiolase: protein MKTEAYIIDGIRTPIGNFGGTLGAVRTDDLAAMVIEELVKRNPAIPKDAIDEVVLGCHNQAGEDNRNVARMAALLAGLPVTVPGETVNRLCASGMSAIIHANRAIKAGDGDIFIAGGVENMTRGPLVISKPSKAFGTDSKMEDSSFGWRFVNPKMKEMYGVDPMGITAENLVDLYGISREDQDKFSLASQLKASAATKNGRLAEEIFPITIPQRKGQPIVFDKDEFVRENSTLESLSKLKPAFKKDGTVTAGNASGLNDGAAAVYVASGEAVEKYGLKPLARIVSSAVTGVEPRIMGIGPVTAVQKALKKAELTLDDIGVMEFNEAFAAQALACTRALGLKDDDPRINPNGGAIALGHPLGMSGTRITYSAALELHKKNVRYALATMCVGVGQGYAVILEKVD from the coding sequence ATGAAAACAGAAGCCTATATTATAGATGGAATCCGTACCCCAATTGGAAATTTTGGCGGTACTTTAGGCGCAGTACGTACCGATGATCTTGCCGCAATGGTCATTGAGGAATTGGTAAAAAGAAATCCGGCTATTCCGAAAGACGCCATTGATGAAGTTGTTTTAGGATGTCATAATCAGGCAGGTGAAGACAACAGAAATGTGGCAAGAATGGCTGCATTACTAGCCGGACTACCGGTAACTGTTCCTGGCGAAACGGTAAATAGGCTTTGCGCGTCCGGAATGTCGGCCATTATCCATGCTAACAGAGCAATCAAAGCAGGCGACGGTGACATTTTTATTGCTGGCGGTGTGGAAAACATGACCCGTGGACCATTAGTAATTTCAAAACCATCAAAAGCCTTTGGAACCGATTCTAAAATGGAAGATTCTTCTTTTGGATGGCGTTTTGTAAATCCGAAAATGAAAGAAATGTACGGCGTAGATCCTATGGGAATTACCGCTGAGAATCTGGTAGATTTGTATGGCATTTCAAGAGAAGATCAGGACAAATTTTCTTTAGCCTCTCAATTAAAAGCTTCTGCTGCCACTAAAAATGGACGATTGGCAGAAGAAATATTTCCCATAACTATACCTCAGCGCAAAGGACAGCCAATAGTTTTTGATAAAGATGAATTTGTTAGAGAAAATTCTACGTTAGAATCGCTTTCGAAACTGAAACCAGCCTTTAAAAAAGACGGTACAGTAACGGCCGGCAATGCTTCGGGTTTAAATGACGGTGCCGCGGCAGTGTATGTGGCATCAGGAGAAGCTGTCGAAAAGTATGGCTTAAAACCTTTGGCCAGAATTGTTTCCTCCGCAGTTACAGGTGTTGAACCGCGAATTATGGGAATCGGACCTGTGACTGCTGTTCAAAAAGCATTGAAAAAAGCGGAACTTACTTTAGATGATATTGGAGTTATGGAATTTAACGAAGCCTTTGCAGCACAAGCATTGGCTTGTACGAGAGCATTAGGACTAAAAGATGATGACCCAAGAATAAATCCCAATGGTGGCGCTATTGCTTTAGGACATCCATTAGGCATGTCCGGTACACGGATAACGTATTCTGCTGCGCTGGAGCTTCACAAGAAAAATGTAAGGTATGCATTAGCCACGATGTGTGTAGGGGTAGGTCAAGGATATGCTGTTATTTTGGAAAAAGTGGACTAA
- a CDS encoding TetR/AcrR family transcriptional regulator, whose protein sequence is MSKKQDILDAALNIFTEVGTSAASTKSIAVEANVSEALIFKHFKNKDNLIEEIVKSGYREATKLVAEHLEYKTPENYISNLLDLPKILVLSNKNFWQMQYKITPLNVMAMTHHQLFMKSSHELLVKAFALLGYEEPDLEAEILLFIIDGLWKYIAANEFNSDHIDAIIRLAKKKYSIHS, encoded by the coding sequence ATGAGTAAGAAACAGGACATCTTGGATGCCGCATTAAATATTTTTACAGAGGTAGGGACATCAGCTGCGTCAACGAAATCTATTGCCGTTGAGGCAAATGTGTCTGAAGCGCTTATTTTTAAACACTTTAAAAATAAAGACAACCTTATTGAAGAAATTGTAAAATCGGGATACCGGGAAGCCACCAAGTTGGTTGCGGAACATTTGGAATACAAAACCCCCGAAAATTACATTTCAAACTTACTCGATTTACCAAAAATACTCGTCTTGTCAAACAAAAACTTCTGGCAGATGCAATATAAAATCACGCCGCTGAATGTGATGGCAATGACGCATCATCAGCTGTTTATGAAATCGAGTCACGAATTGCTGGTGAAGGCTTTTGCGTTATTAGGCTATGAAGAACCAGATTTAGAAGCAGAAATACTGCTGTTTATTATTGATGGCTTGTGGAAATATATTGCGGCCAATGAGTTTAATTCCGACCATATCGATGCCATCATCCGCCTTGCCAAAAAGAAATACAGCATACATTCGTAG
- a CDS encoding DUF417 family protein: MKKLIELLAGSQSQFINVSRISIFVVMAWIGGLKAFQYEADGIVPFVANSPVMSFFYTKEAPEYIEYKNPEGKTVQKNVDWHEVNGTYIFAYGLGTLIIIIGIFTLLGIWYDKIGLIGGLLTFGMSIVTLTFLITTPEVYVPNLGGDFPTPEYGFPYLSGAGRLVLKDIIMLAAGLICAADSAKRLTLQLE; the protein is encoded by the coding sequence ATGAAAAAACTAATCGAATTATTGGCGGGTAGTCAATCTCAATTTATAAACGTAAGCCGAATTTCTATATTTGTGGTCATGGCCTGGATTGGCGGTTTAAAAGCCTTTCAGTATGAAGCGGATGGCATTGTTCCGTTTGTGGCGAACAGTCCTGTGATGTCATTTTTTTATACCAAAGAAGCACCTGAATATATTGAATATAAAAATCCGGAAGGGAAAACCGTTCAGAAAAATGTTGACTGGCATGAGGTCAATGGTACTTATATTTTCGCCTACGGATTAGGAACCTTGATCATCATTATTGGAATTTTTACTTTACTGGGAATCTGGTATGATAAAATTGGATTAATCGGCGGACTGTTAACATTTGGTATGTCGATCGTTACGTTGACGTTTTTAATCACGACGCCTGAAGTATATGTTCCAAATCTGGGCGGCGATTTTCCGACCCCGGAGTACGGATTTCCTTATTTGTCGGGTGCAGGGCGTTTGGTACTGAAAGACATAATCATGTTAGCAGCCGGACTGATTTGTGCAGCGGACAGTGCAAAGCGACTTACGTTACAATTGGAATAG
- a CDS encoding OsmC family protein, translated as MAGEPKEKGGQDKGFSPKELLVSALAACTSATVGMYSDRKATYILKLNSLKTMEKPFLKGNFNLKESWMKGNAKDF; from the coding sequence TTGGCGGGTGAACCAAAAGAAAAAGGTGGCCAGGACAAAGGATTCTCGCCAAAAGAATTGCTGGTTTCTGCTTTGGCAGCCTGTACCAGTGCCACAGTAGGGATGTATTCCGACCGTAAAGCAACGTACATATTGAAACTGAACTCATTGAAGACGATGGAAAAACCATTTTTAAAAGGAAACTTCAATTTGAAGGAAAGCTGGATGAAAGGCAACGCCAAAGACTTTTGA
- a CDS encoding GLPGLI family protein: protein MKLKFFILTLFPTLIFSQNSSFIYEMKFKPNSDSTKTEKIIYFLDVKNQESIFRSEKFRTSDSLRIKRGYGNSADMQFNNKQLYVYKKYDKNVVNKYVFIPFIEPKYTIKVKKNLIWKITNEKRKIGQYDCQKAETNYGGRKWFAWFTNEIPIQDGPYVFRGLPGLIVDISDENSDYYFKLGEVRHFLWKEFYLETSQNEISWEDFKKLQMNFYNNPFAVLNKSDVTNYDEAGNIVETDLKRMTESIQERIRNNNNPIELDQKLDY from the coding sequence GTGAAACTGAAATTCTTCATTTTAACTTTATTTCCAACTCTAATTTTTTCGCAGAATTCGAGTTTTATTTATGAGATGAAGTTTAAACCAAATTCTGACAGCACAAAAACTGAAAAAATAATCTATTTTTTGGACGTAAAAAATCAAGAGTCAATTTTTCGTTCCGAAAAGTTTCGAACTTCCGACTCTTTGAGAATCAAACGCGGATATGGAAATAGCGCAGATATGCAGTTCAATAATAAGCAATTGTATGTTTACAAAAAATACGATAAAAATGTAGTTAATAAATATGTTTTTATTCCCTTTATTGAGCCAAAATATACAATAAAAGTAAAAAAGAATTTAATTTGGAAAATTACTAATGAAAAAAGGAAAATTGGACAATATGACTGTCAAAAAGCAGAAACAAATTATGGTGGAAGAAAATGGTTTGCTTGGTTTACAAATGAAATTCCTATACAAGATGGACCTTATGTTTTTCGTGGATTGCCAGGTTTAATTGTTGATATTTCTGATGAAAATTCAGATTATTATTTTAAGCTTGGAGAAGTACGTCATTTTTTATGGAAAGAATTCTATCTTGAAACTTCACAGAACGAAATTTCTTGGGAAGATTTCAAAAAATTGCAAATGAATTTTTATAATAATCCGTTTGCAGTACTTAATAAATCTGATGTAACAAATTATGATGAAGCAGGAAATATCGTTGAAACTGACTTAAAAAGAATGACTGAATCTATACAAGAAAGAATCCGCAATAACAATAATCCAATTGAATTGGACCAAAAATTAGATTATTAA
- a CDS encoding DUF4377 domain-containing protein, translating into MKKVIVFYLFLMIAILAISCEREDRDRITTVVATVHHQYVDLSVPPDFDVIKGIKIKESTSTEWVTITGIDGFTFEENFVYELKLEKKYSADPPLDSPSPVTYKLLEILSKKQK; encoded by the coding sequence ATGAAAAAAGTAATAGTATTTTATTTATTCTTGATGATTGCAATATTGGCAATAAGTTGTGAGAGAGAAGATAGGGATAGAATAACAACCGTTGTAGCAACTGTACATCATCAATATGTTGATTTATCTGTTCCGCCGGACTTTGATGTAATAAAGGGTATAAAAATTAAAGAATCCACTTCTACTGAATGGGTTACAATAACCGGAATTGATGGATTTACTTTCGAAGAAAATTTTGTGTATGAACTTAAACTTGAAAAGAAGTACTCAGCAGATCCGCCTTTAGACTCACCAAGCCCTGTAACATATAAGCTGTTGGAAATCTTGTCGAAAAAGCAGAAATAA
- a CDS encoding SAM-dependent methyltransferase, translating into MLFLIPAYLSENSPIDYFAPAVKEYILKTDYFFVENEKTARKVIKFFAPEKKQADLKLFLLDKNTERKDLQEAQMLMKKGQDFGLLSEAGLPCIADPGNVMVMWCHENGVKVVPVNGPSSIIMALISSGFNGQEFTFHGYLPIEKSEKKAKIKWLENQVLTTGYSQIFMETPYRNNPLFDDLCKVLAPSSKLCIAANINDPKEEFIKTLTIKEWQKNKPELHKIPAVFVLGK; encoded by the coding sequence ATGCTATTTCTCATACCTGCTTATTTATCAGAAAACTCACCCATCGATTATTTTGCGCCGGCCGTAAAAGAATATATTTTAAAGACCGATTATTTCTTTGTGGAAAATGAAAAAACCGCCAGAAAAGTCATTAAGTTTTTCGCGCCCGAAAAAAAGCAGGCCGATTTAAAGTTGTTTCTGCTGGATAAAAATACCGAAAGAAAAGATTTACAGGAAGCCCAAATGCTGATGAAAAAAGGTCAGGATTTCGGTTTGCTTTCAGAAGCGGGGTTGCCCTGTATTGCCGATCCCGGAAATGTAATGGTGATGTGGTGTCATGAAAATGGCGTAAAAGTAGTTCCGGTCAATGGACCGTCTTCCATTATTATGGCTTTGATTTCCAGTGGGTTTAATGGTCAGGAATTTACTTTTCACGGTTATTTGCCGATCGAGAAATCAGAGAAAAAAGCGAAGATCAAATGGCTTGAGAATCAGGTGTTGACCACGGGCTATTCTCAGATTTTCATGGAAACGCCTTACCGTAATAATCCGCTTTTTGATGATTTGTGCAAAGTGTTGGCGCCAAGTTCAAAGCTGTGTATCGCTGCCAATATCAACGATCCAAAAGAGGAGTTTATTAAGACCTTAACCATTAAAGAATGGCAGAAAAACAAGCCGGAACTTCATAAAATCCCTGCGGTTTTTGTGTTGGGGAAATAA
- a CDS encoding Mpo1 family 2-hydroxy fatty acid dioxygenase: protein MRKIDQLFAEYGESHKNQTNKLIHWICVPLIFWSILGLISLIPAPHFCFIYFGCISIVSCIALLLVTLFYVRLSWRIALLMILIMALLEHPVYFINVKFEHQSWMVFVSIFVLSWIGQFYGHKIEGKKPSFLKDLQFLLIGPIWLLHFILQKLKIKY from the coding sequence ATGAGAAAAATTGATCAACTCTTTGCCGAATATGGTGAAAGTCATAAGAATCAAACCAACAAATTAATCCACTGGATTTGCGTTCCTTTAATTTTCTGGTCGATTCTTGGGCTTATCTCACTGATTCCGGCGCCGCATTTTTGTTTTATTTATTTCGGATGTATCAGTATTGTGAGCTGTATCGCATTGCTCTTAGTGACCCTTTTTTATGTCAGATTATCGTGGCGGATTGCTTTACTGATGATTCTCATCATGGCATTACTGGAGCATCCCGTTTACTTTATCAATGTGAAATTTGAACATCAATCATGGATGGTCTTCGTTTCAATATTCGTTCTTTCCTGGATCGGGCAGTTTTACGGGCATAAAATCGAAGGCAAAAAACCCAGTTTCTTAAAAGATTTACAGTTTCTTTTAATTGGACCTATTTGGTTACTTCATTTTATTTTACAAAAACTAAAAATCAAATATTAA
- a CDS encoding class I SAM-dependent methyltransferase, translating to MKDLMGQAIWDFYHDNSPENLLTETSISEMDDLPVDYLFRDFDEMNLVEQKALELSKGKVLDIGAGAGSHSLYLQNEKGLDVLALDFSPKSIEVCQLRGVKKTVCSDMLQFSGETFDTVLLLMNGTGIFQSLDKIDIYLEKLHSLLNENGQILIDSTDILYMYDRADDGGVLVPTEHYYGEVDYFVHYKLDTEKPIKWLYLDFETLKRAVENNGFKIEKILQEEDSFLARLTKKDLN from the coding sequence ATGAAAGATTTAATGGGGCAGGCGATTTGGGATTTTTATCATGATAACAGTCCTGAGAATTTATTAACGGAAACTTCCATTTCGGAAATGGACGATTTGCCGGTTGATTATCTATTCCGGGATTTTGATGAAATGAATTTGGTGGAACAAAAAGCCCTGGAATTATCGAAAGGTAAAGTTCTCGATATCGGAGCAGGCGCAGGTTCTCACAGTTTATACCTCCAGAATGAAAAGGGTCTGGATGTTTTGGCGTTGGATTTTTCTCCCAAATCAATTGAAGTTTGTCAACTGCGCGGCGTTAAAAAAACGGTATGTTCAGATATGCTTCAGTTTTCCGGTGAAACATTCGATACGGTATTATTGTTAATGAACGGCACGGGAATTTTTCAGTCACTTGATAAAATCGATATTTATTTAGAGAAATTGCATTCATTATTAAATGAAAACGGACAGATTCTAATTGACAGCACCGATATTCTCTACATGTACGACCGCGCCGATGATGGCGGAGTTCTGGTGCCGACCGAACATTATTACGGCGAAGTCGATTATTTTGTCCATTATAAACTCGATACTGAAAAACCGATTAAATGGCTTTATCTGGATTTTGAAACTTTGAAAAGAGCCGTCGAAAATAACGGATTTAAGATTGAAAAAATACTTCAGGAAGAAGATTCCTTTTTAGCGAGATTAACAAAAAAAGACCTGAATTAA